The genomic stretch GGGGCAATGATCTCCGCAGCTGGTTCGTGGACAGCACGGACTACAACCACTCAgcacggaggaggaggagaactggTCCTCCAATTCGTGACCACACTCTCAGGGATCACGCAGCTCCAGCGCCCTCCAACGGCAGCTCCCGGTTGGCTCCCACAAGCAGTGCTGCTTTGGAGCAAGCCCTGCTGAGGCAGAGAGAGCGGAGCAGATCCCCGCAGCGGGGCTATGATCTCCGCAGCCGGTTCGTGGAGTGCACGGACTACCACTGCTcaacgaggaggaggaggaggtggaagacAAGTCCTCTACGTCGTGACCGAGCCCCAGGGGACGATGCAGCTCCAGGGCCCTCCAGTGCCAGCTCCCAGTTGGCTCGCGCACCCAGGACTGCTCAGGAGGAAACCCTGCCAAGGCGGAGAGAGCGGAGCAGATCCCCGCAGTGGGGCTACGATCACCGCAGCTGGTTTGTGGTCACCATGGACGATGACCCCTcagtggaggggaggaggaggaggagggtttcAGTGCCCCAGAGGTGCACATCAGACAAACCGTCGGGGCGTGTTGGTTGTGACGGGAGCAGATTGTGACCCTGGATGAAGAAGGAGCACAgcatcttccttctgctgtgccagagaagagaagcagaagaaaaaggaggcgGAGGAATCCAGGAAGCACCAAAACTGCCCCCAGCAGGGACCAAGCTGCACAAAGGGCACCAGCAGCCCAGcctgtccctcctcccagtgctgCCTCTGGCCAGGAAGAGCTCAGAGAGACCTTCCAGAGACTCggacagctctgctggctggaCCGCCTGCCCAGAGGTCCCTCGAGGAAGAGCTTTTGGGATCACCTTGAAAAATCAACACTCCTTTGGAACCATCTTGCAGAAAAGCCAAAGCCAGAATTAGAAACACTTGTTGGCCTTGCGTGTGTAATTTATGgggtgttttcttctctgtaggTTTTGGGGCAATTGGTGGAAATAGCCAGTGTGGGAGCTTTATGTCTTGGGATTTTGAAAGCAGTGTGCTTGCATATGCCCATCTGCACTCTCTTCTTCTTAAATAACAAATTCAAGTCACTCGAAGGGAACTGGGCTGGATGAGCCGACAGCGAGGGGGACTGAAAACCGGCTGAACGGCCGGGCCCAGAGGGTGCTGCTCAGTGGCACCAAGTCTAGGTGGAGGCGAGTAACTAGCGGTGTTGCCCAGGGGTCAGTACTGGGTCTgatcctgttcaacatcttcctTAATTAATggtctggatgatggggcagagcacaccctcagcaagttgGCAGATGACACCAGACTGGGAGGAGTGGTGCTTAGGCCAGGGGGCTGTGCTGCCATCCTAAGGcacctgggcaggctggagagatGGGCTGACAGGGACCTCATGCAGTTCagcaaggggaagtgcaaagggTGCTGTGTGGGTGACGAGCAccggcacaggctgcccagggagccTGTGGAATCTGCACACAGATTCCTGAGCCCGCAGGACAGCACACCCGGACCCCAGCTATGCTTGCAACAAAGCCCCAGCTGCCCCGCTAGACCACAAAacctggaggggaggaggaggagagaagctTTAGCCCAGCCTGCCCCTCCTGAGACATCTCAGGGCACGAAAAGGCAGCCGCGCTCTGCCAACCTGGCAGGTCGTCCTTTGTCCCGGCATACAAATCCTCTCTCGTActgggagctgtgctggttttggctgggatagacttaattttcttcctagtagctggtatggggctatgttttggatttgtgctgaaaacagtgttgataatgcagggatgttttcgttattggtgagcagtgcttacacagagtcaaggcctgggaggggacacagccgggacagctgaccccaactgagCAAAGGGATActccagaccatatgacataatgctctgaaataaaagtagCGGGGAGGCTgatagtttattttatttcaattattaaactgtatttttctcaacccacaagtttccTCAcatttacccttctgattctctccccccatcctgctgctcccacactatccaatacgTCCTCATGAACCACCactccccttcccagcctttGCTATAACACGCAGCTATCATTCCCTcagtctatggaccacccctgtaaaatgtccagAAAATGTCCACGAAACGTCCACTGAGTTCATTTGGTCCACgcctttgggctccatctgttacgGTGGTCAcccaggacaggagaggtggtgtgttgcgtggagttattgggcaccaaagccagctccgATCGGAACCACGGGATTCCCCTCgttttcagggtccaaagcgtcATTTGCAGCATCTAGCCCATCCTTTCAgtgcccaaagcctccttttcagggcccaaatcctcatttttagggtccaaacctcTCTTTTATGACCCATAGCCTTCTTCCGGGCCCACAGTTCCTTCTGAGGGTCTAAACCCCAAAGGCGCAGCTCGTTGCCTGGCAACGTCCGCCCAGAAGTCTGTGGGGAGTCAGTGGACCCAGGACAGGCAATCGCACTTGAGGAGGCGGGGGCAAGGCACGTGATTGATATGTAAGCAGGCCGCCAATCAGAAGAAACATCACCTCGGGGAAGGGCGGGCTCTGGTGGTGGGGGGAGTGACCCCTCAGGCAGCCAATGAGAGAGAGCATCACCATAGGGGAGGGTGGGCCCCAAATCAGGGCCCAGTGACAGTCCAGGTGGCCAATCAGAGACACCATTAACTCAGGTGGTGGGCGGGTATGTGACTGCCTGAGAGCCAATCAGAGGCAGTCTTCTCCTCAGGAAGGAGACTGACAGCCGTCCTGACCTATGCCGGCAAAGACTGATGTGAGAAGAAGGCGggctctgctggcagccaggcCGAGCTTCCACATGGTGCGCGTGGGGCCTGCCCCGAGGCCGAGCAGTCCCCGGCCCAGGCCCGGGACCTCTCTTCCCCCGTTCCCCcgttccccccttccccccccctcccctctcccccctcactcccctccccccacccccggcctCCCCCATGTTCTGCCATGGGGTCATCACAGCCTGGTTGCCCGGGTGCCTGGGACCTTCAAAGCCGGTAAGGAGGGAAGAAGTCGGCCTGGCGCCCAGGAGCCTTGAGGCCActagggagggggagaagaagtCAGCCTGGTGCACAGGACCTTcaagggctgaggaggaggggaaaggggactGATACGCGACCAGCTCGGTCCGAGAGCGTGGCTGTTTGCCTGATGAAATGGCATGCGTTACGCTAACCGTATTGgcaggggacaggagcagggggTGGCGCTCCCAAGTGCCATTGTGAATTGCCTCCATCAGATGGTTCCTGAAGTGCTAGGATGGCAGCACTGCAGGGCCCAAAGAGCAGGTCAGGCTGGCGGCCCCTGGTGACCTGGATCGGAGgtggagggagagcagggggacaggctgggggcagcaggagagcggaGGAGTTTTCTTGGGTGAAGGTAGTCAGCATCTGCTGTCCTTACCCCATCGCTGGGCAGGGCGAGGCACGACTGTTGTCTGTCCACTGTGTGCTttgccagcagccctgctgcagccagcagccaaggtCATCAAAGAGGGAGAAGACATCAGGCAGATGAGGCAGCCCGGAGGCTACTACCCGTCTTGAGGCACTGATGATCCACCTCCTGTGAGCAGATGGAGGTCAAGAGTGGCAGCTGAAAACCAGGCCAAAGAGGCCGAACAGAGGTTTGTTGAAAGAGGGCTGAAGAGcagccccctcctgctgccctgttGTGGATGACTCCTCTGTGCTCGGTCCCCACGGCATCGGAGGCGGTACCGAGGTGCTGGAGTGAAACGTTAGGATGCTGCAAAGGAGCAGGCAGTGACAGGCAAGAAGGCAGATCCTCTCCTCGGCTGCATGGTCCCTCCTGTGTTTAGCAAAGTCGTCGGGTTGCAGCGCTGGATAGCTGAAGATAGCTTTGCAAATTAACGTTTCCAATGTCAAAATGCCGACTGAGGGCAGACCCAGTCTGCACAGGTCTGCCAGAGCTTCCTAGAGCCTGGAAGCCCTGGCAGCTGGTTCCTGTCAGGCTCCTTGTTGCCTCTACTAATAACAGCAGTGAAATATATagatgttttttttaatctttcttttttttttttcccccaggcaTCTTCAGAGCAATAATACCAAAAAGTCAACTAAGAAAAAACTCTGGCCAGGTCATCTTATGGACAAGATGCCTTCCGTAAAAGGAGCTTCTTGCACAAGAATTCCTCAGCCACATTCACCCAACCAAGCCTGCCTGCCATGGCATTTTGTGAATGGTAACAAACGCCATGCTGCCCAAGCACAAGAGCTGTAGCTAAAGCGTGTGAGTGAGGAGTGGGCGGCAGAGGCCCCCCTGCTCGACATCCAGCTGCCAGGAtcctctgcttccctgggctGCATGGGGCACTGCCAGCTCCTGAGCCCTGAGCCTGTAATGAGCTCAGCAGGGAGGTAACTTTGCACCTCTGAATGTCAGATGCTAGCTGAGGCATCTGTGCTAGAGGAGGCTTGGAAGCAAATCTGACTTTGTCCTGGAAGGCGAGGTTGCGGTGTGACAATTAAATCCAGCATTTGGCCGGTGGCTGGTCCCAGGGAAATGGTGCTGGAGCAATGGTGGTCCTACTGTGGCAGAGGCAAAAATGGCCACTCCGAGCGGGGCGAGGGCAGGGGCAGAACGAGATGCcctgagcaggagagggagaaaactCAATGCCCCATGTGGGGCAGGAGCAAAGGTGGCCACCCCGATTTGGGCAGGGGCATAAAGAGGCAcctgagcagggcaggagtAAATCCAGGTAGCGTGTGCGGAGAAGGGTAACGAGCTTTGCCAagcaagagaggggaaaaaccaGCCGTCCCGAGAGGgacatgatgaaaaaaaagccagccaAGCAAGGCTGTGGCCAAAGTGGATGCCCCAAGCGGAGGATAAAAAGCGAAAGCGTCCCCGAGTGGAGCAGGGGCAAAACTAACTGCCCTGAGCTGAGCAGGAGTACAGCTAAGTGCCCCGAGCAGGACTGGGGAAAACTAGATGAGCCAGGTGGGGCAGGGGCCAAAGTGGCCAGCTCAAGTGGGGCAGGAATAACACCCAGCTGCCTCATTGGGGCAGGAGCAATCCTAACTGCTCGCTGAGCAGTAACAAGGGATTATACCAGATGTCGCAAGTGGGGACAGCCCAAAGCTACCTAAGGCAAGCGGGGCAGGAACCAAACTGCCTCCAGCCACCGCGAGTGGGAATGTGGCAAAGCTGTGGCTGATAGAAAGCTAAGAAACCCTGGAGGCAGGAGAAAATGTGAAGATGGTAAAAAGCCGCCACAAAGGTTTTTTGGAGCTCGAgggtgagagagcagctgggtgggggcctggcagccagccaaggtcaagCCAGCGCAGTTGCTGAAGGTGCTTCTTTGGTAGCGTTAGTTCAGAGTCAGCCTGTGGCTGTATCTTGGGGGGCAGGCAAAATTCATGGGAAATGAACTTGTAAGAGACCAGGTGCTTTGCCACATGAGTCTCATGgaccccctctccccccaggGGAAGGTGAGGCCTGAGGaaggccctgggtgctgggctcaGCATGGGCAGTGTGACGGGGGGCAGAGCCCTGTCTCCTGCCAGGTGCCGTCCTGGCCGATGCGAGCGGCTCCTGTCacacagctcctcctgcccagggctgtggctggcagcagagatgAACCCGCATTTTGGGAAAGACTTGCCAATCCAGAGCAAATCCAGGGCAGCTCCCCTCCTGTCCTGTCCCCTCCTGTCTCCTCCCCTTctgtcccctctcctcccctcctttcccccctttccttcctccctgagCAAGCCCAGGCCCCGTGAGCGGACCGAGGGACGGCAGAGCTGTGCACACACCTTGCGCTGCTGAGAGAACAGCTCCAGGTGAAATGGCTGTTCTCGATGGCCGTCTCTCCACAGGCCCAGTGTCCCTGCTGGCTGAGGAGCGAGCTGCAGTGGCGGGGCAGTGGGCGCAGGGTGGCTGTGTGAGGAGAGGCccgggctgcccctgcccgcccAGCAACAGCTGTGCCATTGGCCATGGCTGAGCCATGCACTTGCACATTGACCAAGCCccagttcagagcagaaattaTTACTAATCCCGGGTGCGAGAGCGctgttcctgctctctcctccccgGTGTGATCCAAGCGCATgactgccctgcctgctcctgccttggtGCTTTGGGAACTCGgggatgaaaaggaaagacagacttGTGTAGTTACGGGATCTCTTGAGGTGTCCTGGGTTTGCCTTGCTACTCACTTCTGTAACGTTTGCTGGGCTATTCACTAGATGTGTGCCTAGAGAGGCAAATTAGGCCATGAATTAAGTTTCCAAGTAAGAGTTTCCTTCTTACAATAAAACATGCTTCCATCTTCTCATCAGTAACAACCTGAAAGATAGAAGCTGAAGCAGGAGGTGCCTCTTGTGAAAACAGGTAACAGGAGATGGTTGTATTCAGTTCTTCCTTAGCTGCTTCCTACATAGGGAAACTGTACATTAACTTAATCTTTTGTGTATGGGCAGGGCCTTGCTAATGTTACTGTGTAGGCAGCAAGTCTGTGGATGTCAGGCTTTCTGCATGTTTGtgactgatttttcttgtttcttttaatacGGAATATCTTGCTATGTACTCCTGATGTCTCCGATAAGGTCGTGGGTCGAGAGGAAGACAGGGAGCTCTCTTACCAGTTagcatcacaggcaaaacagacgcAAACTCGGCTTGGTGTAAATTAATGCAATTTATTGCCAGATGAAGCTGACACCTCTCCCCTGTCTTTGGGAGGATCACCGTGCACTCTGAATCGATACAGGCAGGTGTAGTCCGGGTGACCCCAGTTGCTCAGCACTTGCAGCCTTAAGTACTTCACAAACCCAGAGAGCTCgttctgaaaggagaagaagaaatgagttgccttttcctctctggcGTTTGACTACTGACAGAGTAGTGCCGCAGCGAGGGACTCGTTCAACAGCTTCCTTCCGGCTGCCCTGCGAGGTCTTTTGACCTATCGTGCTTCAAGATGTTCTTATCTTGCTCTCCCTCATTTGGCCAGCAGAACGgtaaaggaagaagcagctacGAGAAGCTTCAGCAAATACATTGGCAAGTTCTTCTCGCCTGCTTTGAAGGCCATGCTCCCACAGTCAGAAGACCCAGTGGTGTTAATATAATGTCTCGTTGCCTTCTCTAGAAAGCCTCTGAAACAGAATGGCCTCCCTGTCACTACTCGCTACCAGCAACACCAGAATCCTCAGAAAGCCCAGCATTTCTAGTCTTTAACTAGCAGGCCAGTAGTAGTGCATACTACGGGACGTGGCCACGTGTATGCACTTGGAGTCCAGACAGTCAAGCTGGTTTCAGCTTCAACTGCAGCAGTTGTAAGCGCTGAAGCTTAAACCCAAAACGAAAGAGAAGAAGAACGGCATACGCCGTTAGGAAGTTAAAGCGGCATAAAGGTCAGCGTGGCACACGCTCAAGGAGGGGGCTGCCTATAGTCCTTTGGCAGGGAAGCTTCTCCCCAGCCAACCGCATGTCTCCTCCTCTCCTACGATTGCCCTCCCTCTTTGTCCCCGTACCTTCAGCTGGAAGGTCTGACTGGGATTGAGCGCCGCCAGGAAAGTGAACTGTCCCAGGAACGTTCCCTGCTCCTCATGGTGCTTCAGGCCCTAGAGAAAGCCGGGGTGGAGAAAACAAGAGCGCTTGGTACACCGTGGGAAGACTTAACTTCCGTTGGTGAAGTACTGCTTGCTTTCAGCTACATAGTCCAAGGAGGATGAGCAGAAGGAGAAGATGAGAAGCTGCAGCTAGGTAGCATGCCACACTTGCCTATTCAACGAGTCTAAGCTGGCAGTCAGAAAAGGAGCAGACATTGCCAGTGGGAGGGGGGTAACCTCGGGATCACAAATGCCCCCTGGGATTGGAAGCCAAGAAGGTTTAGAACCGTGCACTGTgccagctgcttttccctgtggCTCCTGGAGTACCCTCTTGCCCCGCAAGCTTCCTTTCGAGCAGTACATTGGATAAAAGAGGAATACAACTGCCAGGAGGTTGTTTCTTCTGCGAGCCAGGAGGCAGCCGCAGGCCGCTCAACTCTTTGACCCATATTCAGCCCCCGCTTAGAAATGCTATGCGACCCCCTGCCCCGACTCTTGAGAAATCACTTACGTAGACAGCAAAGTCCTTTGGAGCTCTGGAGGTACTGTCTCCATGGAAGCCTGTCCCTAAAGCATGGTCCATGGTGACTGCTCTGGGAATGATTGGCATAGACAGCTTGATGAAGACGTGTCCCTGACTTCCTGGGAAGGGCCAGCAGTTTCCCGGAtgattttccagctgaaaggagaagaagaaagcacgTTCACATGGAGAAGGGTGCCCTGGCTCTTATTCCTGCTGTGAGCATCAGAGGATTAAGAACTGATTTGGCtcatcagctctgctctgaagcGCAGCCAATGCCTTCGGTGGGACCCTGCAGGTACCGAACGGAGAAGCAGTTGTGAGAATTCACGCCTCACAAGACCCCTTCAGGGGAGAAACACTTGgatggcagggagctgggtgtGCTACTTGTAGAAGCTCTCCGGCCTCTCCCAGCCAGCGCCTGCTTGTGCTCACTAAGAGCCCCGGCAATCTCACAGCCCAGACCTCTGCAGgcaccttttcccttctcctcccgtGCCATGCTGACAGTTTTCACAGTGACTGGGAAGACAAAGACTGCAGGACGAAGCTAGCCTGTTAGAAGCTCCCGCGGAGGACCTGGGGCACTGCGGGAGAGGAAATACTCAGCAGGGAGACACTGGAGGTGAGTAGGTCCATGCGAGAAGAAGACAGTAAAGAAAGCTTCGAGGAGCAAAGACAAGGGTAAAGGCCACTCTCAGGAGCGTGTTTGGTTCCTGCCCCCCACCTCTGTTTTTGTGTTTCTTGGTGCTCGTACCTCCAGAATAACCTCAGGAGACTTGACGTAATCCAGGATGGGCAGGGAATACAGAAAGACTCCTTTTGTATTCCGGAAGGATGGAGAAGTCCATGGATGAATGATAGCAGCCCCTGGAAATTCAAACATGAGCATGCTCATCGAGCAATGTCAGGAGGAATATTGCAGTGTTGACTTGAAAAAGTCTTCTAAGGAGTCATCCATCTAGTACAGTGGGATTGCCCTCTTTCTTACTGGCATGATCCTCTGGAACACAGAGCAGGGACTCATCAAAGTGTCGTAAGGGGCCGTGGAGAAAGACAAGAATGTGACCTAggctttctgttcttcagctgtggTCTGGCCCGTTACAGACTGTGTCAGTGGGTACATTTTTCGGGCACGAGGTGGCCCTTGACTTGTCgccccttctctcctcccactgGGCGCATTCAAACGCCCGCCTTGTCAAGCTGGAGAGGAAGCGCTTTGGAACTGGTTGGTTTGGACAATGTCACGGCACCTGATGATTTGAGGGCATAATCAGGCATCGGGACttggttttcttccagcttctccaAGACTTGATTGATTATCTCTTGAAC from Gymnogyps californianus isolate 813 unplaced genomic scaffold, ASM1813914v2 HiC_scaffold_38, whole genome shotgun sequence encodes the following:
- the LOC127028672 gene encoding LOW QUALITY PROTEIN: SUN domain-containing protein 3-like (The sequence of the model RefSeq protein was modified relative to this genomic sequence to represent the inferred CDS: deleted 2 bases in 1 codon); the encoded protein is MAPGRDPERGAGSPRHNPALDQGRSKESFGVCLTGVYHMGQLGEESLWRIAALGEALSKTLTLSEQLRKLQEELYHLRWSVRDVTERALHEALKQAKLPGFTGWAVQEIINQVLEKLEENQVPMPDYALKSSGAAIIHPWTSPSFRNTKGVFLYSLPILDYVKSPEVILELENHPGNCWPFPGSQGHVFIKLSMPIIPRAVTMDHALGTGFHGDSTSRAPKDFAVYGLKHHEEQGTFLGQFTFLAALNPSQTFQLKNELSGFVKYLRLQVLSNWGHPDYTCLYRFRVHGDPPKDRGEVSASSGNKLH